TGAAATGATGCTGGAGGTCAATAAGACGCTACTTGGTTATGAGGCAATCAAAAGGGCAATGTTCATGCTGGAGTGCACTAAAGACGAAAAGCTCTTTGCTTCTACATTAGGTTCCCGCTTAGATCTAACTAATCTCTATATTGAACCTGCTTTTACGGCTACTGCAGTCACTGGTGATGATAGTCAATCCCGCAGTTTCAGAGATGGGGGAGTAGCTGCCGGCTGGGAATATATCAATAATCTGAATTTAATAGAGAAAGCTGAAAAGGTTGCCGAAGAAGCCATCATGAAAGTCAATGCCGATAGTTTAGGGGCTGAAGAGAGAAGAACCCTTGTTCTTGATCCTATTCACATGTCTCTGACTATGCATGAATCGGTAGGACATCCCACTGAATTAGACAGAGTATTGGGCTGGGAAGCAGATTTTGCGGGGATCAGTTTTGCAACTCCGGAAAAGCTCAGTAACTTCCAATACGGCAGCAAAATAGTCAATTTTGTCGCTGACAATACCCTCCCCTGCGGGTTAGCTACGGCAGGTTATGATGATGATGGAGTACCCAACCAGAAATGGTATATCGTTAAGGATGGTATCTTAAGAGAATACGGAACTACTCGTGATACAGCTCCTCTTCTCAATTTAGGAATGAGTCGTGGATGTAACAGAGCGACCTACTACTTTGATTTCCCTATCAATCGCATTCCCAATTTATATCTGGAACCGGGGAAAGTGGAACTGTCTCCTAATGAACTAATAGCTGACTGTGATGATGCCATCTATATTGAAGGACAGGGAAGTTTTTCCATTGATCAGCATAGAGTGAATTTCCAGTTTGGTGGTGATATGTTCTGGGAGATCAAGAAAGGGAAGAAAGTCAGACCGTTAAAGAAGCTCATCTACAAATCAAATAATCCAGAATTTTGGAACAGTGTCGATGCTATCTGTGATCAACGATACTTCAGGACATTCGGTGTCACCAATTGCGGAAAAGGACAACCGGGTCAAAGAGGAAGAATGACTCACGGAGGTGCTACAGCACGCTTTCGTAACATCCGGGTAGGAGGTTCACAATGAGAGATGAATTGAAAAAAACCGGCGAGATCATCCAGAAGCTATGTAAAGCAGATGACTTTACTTTAATTGTTTCTCATAATCAAGATATTCACACCCGTTTTGCTCAAAATGGAATCACTCAACATATAGACGGGAAAAATCTCCAGATTCAACTCGAAGTTGCATTTGACAACAAGACCGGATCAGCTTCTGTTAATCAGCTTGATGAAGATAGTTTAAAGAATTTGGTCGAAAAAGCTGAACATATTGCTCTGTTAAATAAACCCGATCCCGAATATGTTCCTTCAGAAAAGGCACATCCGTTAAGAGATTTGATCAAACCTTCAGCAGCCACTTTAGAGTTACAAGTGGAGCAATTGGTCGATGGCATAGAAAAGTGTATTAAAAATGCCCAAGCAAAAGAAGCAAGGGCATCGGGTATCTCAGAACGGAGCATAGTAAAGAAATATATGCTTACCAAAAATGGATTCGAAGGTTATGACGAGAATGCTTCCTTTGCCCATTCCATGACTATCAAAAAAGAGGGGATCGAAACAAAGGTTTCCGGTTCTGTCACCGATTATGCTCAGTTCTCGATGGAGCAGATGATTGAGCAGTTAAATAATCAATTTGATTCTCTGAAAGAACCGCAGACTATGGAAAAGGGTAAGCTAGCTGTTATTATGAGACCGCAAGCCGTTGTCCAGTGGCTCTATTATCTGATCTGGACATTTCAAATGCGGGAAGCAGATGAAGGAACTAATCCCTATACTGATCAGATGGGTAAACAATTT
The sequence above is a segment of the Candidatus Cloacimonadota bacterium genome. Coding sequences within it:
- a CDS encoding TldD/PmbA family protein, whose product is MKFLDIAMEKARSLGADYADIRIQKTQTEIIYLRNMSLKNTSLHELYGYGIRVFKNGAWGFAHSNVFNEDAVVKTVERAYALATQSGRLKYGDGLKLATERAYIDTYRTPWCIDPFTVPLSEKVEMMLEVNKTLLGYEAIKRAMFMLECTKDEKLFASTLGSRLDLTNLYIEPAFTATAVTGDDSQSRSFRDGGVAAGWEYINNLNLIEKAEKVAEEAIMKVNADSLGAEERRTLVLDPIHMSLTMHESVGHPTELDRVLGWEADFAGISFATPEKLSNFQYGSKIVNFVADNTLPCGLATAGYDDDGVPNQKWYIVKDGILREYGTTRDTAPLLNLGMSRGCNRATYYFDFPINRIPNLYLEPGKVELSPNELIADCDDAIYIEGQGSFSIDQHRVNFQFGGDMFWEIKKGKKVRPLKKLIYKSNNPEFWNSVDAICDQRYFRTFGVTNCGKGQPGQRGRMTHGGATARFRNIRVGGSQ
- a CDS encoding TldD/PmbA family protein; protein product: MRDELKKTGEIIQKLCKADDFTLIVSHNQDIHTRFAQNGITQHIDGKNLQIQLEVAFDNKTGSASVNQLDEDSLKNLVEKAEHIALLNKPDPEYVPSEKAHPLRDLIKPSAATLELQVEQLVDGIEKCIKNAQAKEARASGISERSIVKKYMLTKNGFEGYDENASFAHSMTIKKEGIETKVSGSVTDYAQFSMEQMIEQLNNQFDSLKEPQTMEKGKLAVIMRPQAVVQWLYYLIWTFQMREADEGTNPYTDQMGKQFFGENFSLRSVVSNPKISAPLFNNNGIPTKDITWIENGIIKNMQADRYYARQKEIEPASIFNIYIEGGNTSEEEMLQKAGRGVILNNLWYIRPIDMKKGEWTGLTRDGVLYFENGKIQHAVTNFRWNEILHDATKRILALGPMEQVEHNAFVPSMLIDNFNFVDVTTF